Sequence from the Cucumis sativus cultivar 9930 chromosome 1, Cucumber_9930_V3, whole genome shotgun sequence genome:
ATAGCAAAAACCCAATTGAgcaaaacatattttttttgaatgtAATGCAGTTGGTTTATAATCAAAAGATATTATTTTGGCATTCCTAAACTTTCtaatttgagaagaaaaaaagaatctaGAGAGAATAAGAGTTAAAAGGCAAAACTAAAATCTGATGAGTTGGAAAAAACTTAGAAAGTTAGAAAGGATTggttaaagaattttttttttgagaaaagcAATATCTAAGCCAAAAAGTTTGGAAAAATCAGTTTACTGTTGTTATGAATTGGCTGTCAACGAAACCAACATTTATAGGAGACATTGAGTTCCTGTAGTTTAGGAACCATGGATTGGCTATCCGTTTGTAATGCCAATCTTAATCAACAAAGATTTAATTAcccaaaaaactaaaagacataaaaaaaaaattatctaaattttagCTTTTCTGTATGAAGGATTTGGCTCCTCTCCTTAAAATCCcactgttttttcttcttctctcttggCTTGTCTCTTTATAGAGAAGGTTCCAATGCAGTAAATTCCAtttggttctttttctttttttcttttttcccttctttcttcttcttcttcttcttcttctttaggATCTTCCATCAATCCTAACCCAAAAagctctttcttttcaatccCATTTTGAATCTTCCCCTTCTGTGTTGTGCttcaaaaaaaacaaaaaaaaaaaacaaaaaacaaaaaaaaggccttagaatatatatctttttgttgtttgttggatctgtatatataaaattttatgtaaataaGTTTTGTGAACGGTTGGTTTTCATTTTCCCCTTGAGAAACCTTCAACACAGCTGACCAgaggaataaaaaaacaaattttttctgtaaaaaatttgaaaatttttccttcACCCCACTATTTCATCTGCGttagttaaaaatatttatcttttttttctttctgtgcCATTCAAGTCTTTTTAAAGGCTTGTTTTGGTCACATTTCATGGCTACCGGAGGCTGGTGTGGTTTAGGCCCTTTGCTGTTTCGTAAAAAGGCTTATGGACTCGAGGTTTGTTCTAtctttccatatatatatatatatatatatatctaatatttctcaaatccatagcattttttaaaagctttGTTAGCATTTTTCCCCTGTCTCTATAGCTCTGTGTAATGATGAATGTTCTAATGTTTAACAATCCCATTTCCAGACTcattcttctctttcattttccatcTGTCCTATGGGGAAGTGGGTTTGCTTAAAGAAGGTCAAagctttttttccattttctttcctttgatCTTTCCTTGTAttgttcaataattttatgCGCCCTCAGATTTTCTGGTGTCATCATCGAGCAAACGTGAGGACTTGGGGCTCAAATGGAATTGGGGgtttttgtttgctttggTTTGGATTCCtagaaaatttgattcttGTAGAAATTTGGGGGTTTTCATCATATGGTTGTTTCTTCCCTTTTGGGACTTTCAATCccctgttttcttttcttttttttcccaaaacaTGAGATCAAACAGAACAGccaaaagaattttgaacttgattaaaaaaaatgaagaaaataaggcTTTGACTTggcttattttttgtttttgtagaCAATGAAGAGCTCTTCTTACGTGTTCTCAAAGACATATTCTAAGAAACTGAAGCTTTCCAAAGGTGCTAGAAGTAAGAAGTCTTCAGGATGCAAAgataattttgttcaaatgATGGAGCTaaggaagaaaattttgattcttagAGATATCATTGATTTGCCTTCTTTAGAACGCTCTGCTTCTATAAATGAGgtaacttttctttaattcttatgttacttaattcttttttcatatttcttatgaTATTCAAGTTGACTTTTGGATCATAtactcttttaaatttaatctagTTGAccaaatattaatgaaatgtGGATTTCCTAGCTGCTTAATGGCCAAGGAATCAAGAACTGTACCTCTTCTGTTATGGATATTTCTTGTgtatttgtttggtttgtttgCAGATTGCTTTTTTCTATCATCATGTGTTTGAAATATCTTGATTTCTGATGGGTTTTGTGGCAGCTGGTGGTGGGAACGATGGAAGATCTTCAAAAGCTTTATCCCGAAATCATTTCGGATATCCAATATTCCGAAATGAAGACGACATGTATTGAACAGGTATGTCTTGGTAATGAAATTATGTTCTTGAGTGTACGTGATGGTGTTTGTTAGAAACTTAGAGGAAATAATGTCATGTATCAGAGTCTTGCCTACTTCTGCACTGCACTGAAATCGATTGGCGATTCGTGGATGCTGAACCATGAGTGGAGAGACAAatctaaatataatttgtCATCATTTCAGGAAAACTCCAGCTTCCAAGAAATTGGTCAGTTTTCAAGTTTTCTagagtttaattttgtagAGAATGTAAGATtcataattgataaaaacatttcCTTTTTGTAGTTGAATCTGTGTTGGGTATTATTGATTGCATCGTTAGTATGGCGAACGAAAGGTTTGATGCGATGGACGAATTTGTTAACTCAAAGGACTCTTCTTATTCAAGAACTAGTTCCTTTGGTAAGAGCTCAAGTTCGACAGATTCATGCTCCGAAACCAATAGCTCTTGCTGCTCTTCGCCAGAAACTCCGACATCCGTCCTTGCAAACTTTCGAAACAGTGAAAGAAAATCTTCTGAAAAGGAGAAAGTCTCTTGTAGCTCTCCCCTTTTATGGTCTCTTAGAGTTCAAGCAGTGGAAAAGTTGAACCCCATTGATGTCAAGCACCTTTTGCTTCCTAGGTTGTCTCACTGCGGAGTAAATGTCTGCCCCGCCCCAACCAGAGTGGCGATCGTTGAGGAATCAATGATGGATTTGGATGACAAGCTCCCCTCTGAAAACACTGATGCTGCTGATGCAAATAATGAAATGGAAGTGTGTGATattaaagaagagaaggattTGAGCAAGGAAGCTAGTCAAAAGGCAGATAGAAATGAGGAAATCGAAGTGTTTgataacaaagaagaaaaattgaatttaagcAGGACAGCCAGTCTAAAAGCAgatagaaatgaagaaattgaagtgATTGATATCGAAGAAGAGAAGTTGTGTTTGAACAGGACAAATAGCCAAAAGGACATTGCTGAGAGAACCGATGATTTTGATTCCCAAGCTACTGCAACTGTTCAAGAATTGCCTACGTCAGATTTACCAACTGTTGTATCAAAGCCCTTACCGCTGCTACCCCCGATGgctccccctccccctcccccccCACCGCCTGCCCGAGATCTGGAACCCTCCCTTGTCACCCTGCAACTGCCAACGCCAACGCCACcacctccaccaccaccaccaatGATGCAACAAAATGCAGTATTAGCTCAACAACTTTCACAGCCACCTCCTCCACCTCCAGTGCCTCAGATGAAAGCACAGCCTGCTGCAGCAGGGCCAAATGTGCCTCCTCCACCTCCACAATTGTTAAAGGTAATCGAAACAGCGATCAAAGTCAGTgtaccaccaccaccaccaccatcaaACACTACTGGAACGATGGTGAGAGCAGGTGTACCGCCACCTCCACCTATGGCGCCCTCAAAAGGGCGTGCAGGTCCAGCACCACCCCCTCCTGGGATGGCCCAAGGCAATGGGTTTGCTCCACCACCACCGCCACCAGGTGGTGCATTAAGGTCCTTGCGCGCCAAGAAAGCCTCTACCAAACTAAAAAGATCTCATCATTTGGGAAATCTTTACCGGACACTCAAAGGAAAGGTGGAGGGATCCAATCAAAATCTTAAATCGGCTAATGGAAGGAAAGGTGGCGTCGGGAACAGTAACGGAGGAAAACAAGGAATGGCTGATGCATTGGCAGAGATGACAAAAAGGTATGAGCTTCTCTTTCTTAAAGTGCACAACAAATGCAATAGAATAACAAACTTCTGAAGGAAACAAAGTACTGAAATATGCAGcatatacataaattttgtttcttttcttgggGTGTTTCAGATCAGCATACTTCcagcaaattgaagaagatgttAAAAAACACGCAAAATCGATCACGGCGCTTAAACCTTCCATTTCATCTTTCCAATCATCAGACATGAAGGACCTGCTCCTTTTCCACAAGCAAGTGGAATCTGTACTAGAGAATTTAACTGATGAATCACAGGTTTGTACAAATTCTGCTTTGTCTAAGTTTCTAATCTTGCTTTCAAACATTGTTTTATTCAGAAGAATATTTTGTATTGTCTCAATATTGTAGGTACTAGCAAGGTTTGAAGGATTTCCCAtaaaaaagttggaaactTTGAGAATTGCAGCAGCATTATATCTAAAATTAGATACAATTGTCTTTCAGCTACAGAATTGGAAGTTTGTTTCTCCCATGGGAGCGCTTCTGGACCGAGTCGAAAACTACTTCACTAAGGTAGTTTTGCTTagatttttttgaagaattgaGGATTGAGCTTACTATATCTCATCAGCCTCAGCCTGTTGCACCATGTCGTATATGAACAATTGCTTTTGTCTCTGCTATGAAAAACAGATCAAAGGAGAAGTCGATGCACTTGAACGAACCAAGGATGAAGAATCAAAGAGATTCCGGGGTCACGgtattcaatttgatttcagTGTGTTAATACGGATCAAGGAATCAATGGTGGACGTTTCTTCTGGCTGCATGGAGTTGGCGTTGAAGGTGGTCTCCCAAACTTTATTActcaattaaaagtttaactGATCagctaaataataaatttcatcGAGAAATTATTATGGTAAATGACTAgcaaagtttcaaattttattcctATGGACAGGACATTAACGGttagaaacataaaatttttctatattttgtaaatacttttctatatttaaaaatgctcTAATTTCATCTGTGTGCTTGATTTATATCTAtaggaaaaaagagagttgaAGGCAGCAGCAGAGAAGAGCCGAAAAGGAGGCCGATCTGACAATTCGAACAAGGCATCTTCAAAGATGCTATGGAGGGCATTCCAATTCGCATACCGAGTTTACACATTCGCCGGTGGACACGACGACCGTGCTGATAGACTGACCAGAGAATTGGCTGTAGAAATAGAGAGTGAATCTCATCACCTATGATTCTCTCCCCtcttttaaagttgttttcccctcctttcttcttctttttggctgttaagagaaaaaaaaaaaagaactttttttaaaacactgaATCATGTGAGATCAGTGGTTGGTCTTACACCATATCTAGCATTTTACTGTTTGGAATGAATTTATTGAGTAACGTTTGACATTTATGTTGAAGTGCTAAACCTTTTTCCTCTATCTGGATAGGACCCTGTAAAAAAACTATGTAATTAATATGAGCTCTTATGATGCTATGCATAcattacatatattatatatacacaactTATTTACAAAGTAGAAGTCTAATAAACTAGTCTTCACATGTTTTAATATCAATCAACATATTAGTGTACTTTCTTCAGTGTTTGTATgttatgattttcattttgaagaaTATGTTAAGCTCCATATGAAGGAGGCTGAACTCATGGTTAAAGTTGTAGAACCCTAAAATGTTGTCCTTGCTAGTGGCTGTTGTAGAACCCTAACTTTGTcccatattttatttcatcatctttatttttcttatccTTTTACATATCCTTTATTTCTACTGTTGAAAGAAAATCCATTTACTTAAAAACAggtgttttgaattttgaattcacTCACTACTTGTTTTAATCGTGACATATGAGACTTAAAAAtctacataataataatttttttcttcaaggtCATTTTCCTTAATATatcctttatttttgtttgtacaCCATTTTCCCATACATTATTGGACGTCGGCCAATCACACCCTCTAAACCAAAATTGGTGATGACTCAATTTTCCTCCTCTTGGGAACCAGATTGGCCACTTCACATCGCAGACCCACACCTACAGTACGtagtttcaatattattgCAATAGAAAGCCTTAGTTGTTTCTATAAGTCATGTATAGTGTGGTTATATACAACCGAACATTTGTTGTTATAAACAAACGAAAGTGTTGCTATTGAATGAAACATTATTGTCATAAACTCCACACTCCCTCCTAAGACCTCCTCATGCGACCAAGTGGGTTGTGACCGCCAAACACTCAATGTCTATTCTCATTGCGAGATAATACGTTGGACGCCTAGTAAGCGAAATTCTACAACTCATTCTCTTTAATGAGTGGCATAGACTAAATAAGCTAGCCTTCAATGGAAGACTTTATTCAAAGAAACACACTTACTCTGACCAAAGGCTATATCGCCTAAATGATATATTGCATGAACCAACTCCAACGCAAGTCCTCCAACGTATTTAAATGACTAATTAACTCATAACACATCAAATGTTTCAACCAAAAAACTTAAGAAAGAAAGTACTTCGTTAATATGTAGAAGAGTTTACAAAATGTCAACGTCAAGGTAAAATGCAAGTACCCAGTAAAGCTTTAAGTACAAATTCCTTCGCCTAACAAATCTCCATGCTATGCGGTCAGACTAGTGATTACTAACAATAAGATGTGATGCAATAGTCTTCCCGTTATTATGTGATTCcaacacttttaaaaactattgtTAACCATTGAAAtagtcttttttttgtttttttttaatttattgtagtTGTCAAAATTATAGCAATCAagtgaaaatatttcaagataTAGTCCAATGCAAAACAATTTACAAATAGATTTTGGTGGAAGTCTATTAACCATATAATatgtttggaattttttgtaaatattgcTATACATGTCATTATTATATATCCCTACAAATTCTAGCTaattagaagagaaaaaaaaagaatgattgtGAATATAGCTAGTATTGctatcattcaaaattttaattaagtatatagtttTTTGATAAGTTGATATGTaacttattatatattgatatttatatatatggtgCAACTCATTTAACTTAATCTTCACTTTACTACATAGGGTTACTACATTCTCACCTATTTCAATTGcaccttcaaattttcaattaggTTAGTGTGAGGATAAGACACATATACAAgctggaaaaaaaattatggtttgcatcatcttttttctttttcattttaaaatcaatctaaTAAATTGAGTGAAAATAAACCACATATTAGATATTACAATAACAAAGGTTTCTCTCAACGAAGTATTGGATTCACATAAGGATATGCACATGCATATGCACATACACAATTGATTTAACATTagttactatatatataagtatgCTACTCCAATGATGATAAGTATCAATAATGTATATAAGTATGCATATAGACGCACACATATATGTACTTCAATGACAAcatatagaaattaaactatcatgatataaatattatttaacaatAATTACTATATAATTTACATTCAAGTGGATTAGTAACCACACCACTACTTTGTTGTTAtataaaacagaaaagaaaccctatttgtgataaattttaaatgtcaacAATAAACATTTAATAGACAAAAAAGTCATTTTTTGGGTAATTTATATCTATagaaacttataatttttcGTGAGAATATTACCATAACAAGTAATACATGTTAGTAAATGCTTACTATGGATtacaataagaaaattatgaaacatTCAAGAATGACAGATGTGTCTCATTGATGCCTTTTTCTTAATGATCATTTTCAGGACTGAAAGagtaaaaaatgtatttatgacagttttttttagtcttgaaaacttgtttttattgtaattaattcaCACATCTAGATACTGATTTCATTAGTTAAGCAAGCAACTTGGGTTCTTACAATATATACTAACACAATGAAAGTTAAAATTCCATTACaataacattaaataaaagtaattgcCATACATGTTCgtataataaatacatataaacaGAAAGATTATGCAGGTTGGATTGTAggaattaaaatatgaattgaagCGGCCACATTTTATTGAAAGACTGCACACATACAAAGCCCCAAGTTAAAAGATATTGATTCTCACtaatttttgtgtattttattaaattgtctAGCCAAAACTTgtcatttgataatttttttttttcttcaagatattttaacattttcttttatgtaaatGATGAGGAGAGATGCACAAAAATGGACGACGTTTAAAATACACTAATATTACCAGTTGAATAGTTTATCGAAGGGGCTCAAGTTGAATCTTAATTCCTCCAACGGTGACACCTTCTCCACCAACCATAGGTTCAATCTTAACAGCCAAATTTTTATCACGCTCCAAACCCAACCCTTGAATGACCTCAGTTATCACAAAACGCAAAGAGGTTTTATCATGGTGGTGGAGACCATGGGGAATGTTTTTGAAGCTGCCCACAAACTCAAGAAACGCAGCGCACCTGTCCTGCGCCTTATCAACAACATTAACAAGTACATCAAAATGCACCCGAGTAGTTGGATCATACTCCACATCTTCCAACACCAACACCTCATCAACTTCCTCACCGCTCCTATCCTCTTCCGGCCTGTCTACCATTGTGGTTATGTCCGAATTCAAAATCTGGGGGAAGTTGACGATTGGAGGCTCAGATTCTTCAGTTCTTATCCACGGATTTGGGGTGGGGATTTTGTTCATGTGCAACCATGGAAGTGGTACCTCTTGGTAAACATAACCAAGCTTTTCAGTGTCCAAACAATCAGAAACTTTGATATTTACAGCGTTTTTATTCTCATCGTAAAACACAAACGAGGAATTCAACCAATCTGGGTCAATGTGATCTTTTGGATTCCCGTCCAATGTTTTCCAAATATTCCACAACCGGTCTATATTGGCATGGTGAGCATAAAACAACGGATCTAGCGCTGCCGAGTAAAAAGATCCCATGTCTTCAAAATGAGGGGTCTTTGTGCCAAGCCAATCGTGAATGTTATTATGTGGGGATTGTTCAATGGTGCCCATATCAGTGGGATTGGGTGTTTCTCCAGCTTTCAGAACTCTTCCAAGGAAACTTCGAGGGCTTTGGACTTGCATTCGGTCATTCATCCAACGGAGATTGCAATCCACAACGTCAAAAGAATGGTCTTCGGTTTTTCCATTGTAGTTTAGGTAAATCAATTTGTGTGGATCGTGACGTGGATCACGGAGATGATCGTAAAGTGATGAAGATGGGCGGTTGTAGAATTCGGGCATGTACATCCCCGGTGGTGAATCCCAATTCCAAAAGGGTATGGCGAAATTTGGGTTCCCAATATAATGCCTCAAGATTCTCTCGAAGAAGTAGAGATAGGCACGATGAAATGGGAAGAATAACGCGTTGCTATGAACTCCAAATCTAGTTTCTGTGATAGACCCCAACTGGTTGTACACATAATCGCAATATGCACAATGAATTTTAGCTTGATGTAAAAAGCTATGCGGGTCACCTTCATCGagttgttttaatttcttaatgcCACTTTCCAATTCCTCAATTTGGGTCTGGTTCATCAAATGGGCAGCGGGTCGTCGAACATAAGGTTGTTGAATTTTTGGGGGGACGAAATGGAtgatttttccaatttgtGGTGGGCAACAATCCTTGATGCCACCAGGTGTTTTCGCCATATGACAGTTAAAGATATCTGGCGTCAATGGAGCTGCCAACACAGAGCTGGTGGCCGTGACGACGCCATAAAGACCTCCAAGACCGAACAACACTTCTCTACGATCAAATTTGCTTACAGAATCTTCTCCATTATTAGAGGCTGCTTTGCATGAGACATAATTGACAACAACATGtcttttgtttgaagaaatggaggatttggttttggtttgaGAATAGGAAGAAAGTAATAGAAGAGAAGATAAAGAAGCCATAATTTATATTGTAAAGCTTTAATAATTAGCTTGGTGtgtattttgaagttttaggTTGTGGTTTCCTACtctcttatatataaataaaaaagaagattaaagTTTCAATCtctataaagaaaatgtctaTCTTCTCCCTCTCTATCACTTCTCTCTTTGGAATCTATATCTCTAAAAGAAAGTCTCATTTTCTCTAGCTCTACTCATAGCTGCTAGCTAGAAGTTCAACCAGGTTATTAGCATTTACATATCAATATCATGAAATTGGAGAAAGTTTCCCTCTCCTCAACTTTCTCTCAATCCCATGTgtttttgtgtaaaaaaaaaagagtgagtCCATGGAATAACACTTATTCACTCAATTTCCTTATTCTAATAGAATCGAGTCCTACCAAAAACATTATCAAACCTCCACCAAAAATGTTATCAAATGCAATTTGATTGGGGCCTCCTTTGGGAGTTTATGGATCGAGAGAACAATTCACAAATACTGGTCTCCGTCTAGCAACAATAGAATAgaagtttattattaattaattttgccATACACTTAATTATGCTTTAGCCAACTTCCTATCGTTTACCTTTTGTCATTCAACCCTTGTGGACAatatattaatagaatttCCAATCAATTGGTGGTcttaatatgaatatatatatcatattataaGATTTAATCATTTACGTAGTTCTCATAGAATTTACGTCAATATacctatttttttcattcataaaattttttgAACTCtcagaaaaaaagaagatataatacactttgaaaaatttcatattattataatactaCAAGTTTTGGCACATTGtgaagtcttttttttttttttttgttaaggtTGACCGGTTTTGAGGGATCCAATCAAAATTTGGTCAACTTTTACTCAATAAATTAGGCTCCCTCATTCCACAAATTacgaaaaaattaaaacatttttctattactCCATACACGATATACTCGATGTGTACGTTGTCTAGTTTCACGTTACTTGATCCGATGCATATTTGCTTCGACATGCAATTAATACGAGAATAGTCATACAACTGCAATTTGGAGAAAATGATTGACAGACCCGGGACAACCTAATCAAATCAGATTCACTTTTCATATTAGGTTTCCTGACACACATTTACATGGGTCGGTAGTAAGATTTTATTGACTAATGGTTCATACCTACACCAATAGGTGTAAGTTGAATTTTCCCATTACACAGTAACTTTAAGTAGTCAAACAAACACACGTATAAAAAGCACAAAACCCACAATTTATTCAGACACAACACTCACACATATACATAATACCAAAccaaagtttaattaaaattattacacAGGCTGAAGCTGAGCCGTTATCCCTCCAATACTGACGCTTTCTCCACCAAGCTTAGGTTTCATCTTCACAGGAAACTTTGCTTCATTGGAGGCAGCTGGAATAATTCTCTATTAattatacaattattatttggtaACGGGGTTTTCTTCAAATGCTTCCATGAAATGGGtaccttttcataatcatacCCAAGTTTCTTACTGTCCAAACAATCCGAAACTTTGATACGTACAGCGTTTTGATTCTCATCGTAAAACACAAATGTCGAGTTTACCCAACCCTCGTCGGTGTGATCTTGATTCCCCATTTCTTTCCAAATCTTCCACATGCCATCGACATTCACGTGATGAGCGTAAAACAATGGATCTCGTCCTGCGGTCGAAAAATCTCCCATGTCTATACGACCACGTATGTTTTTATTGCCAACCCAATTGTGAACGTTATTATGTGGAGATTGTTCAATGTGCTACCCATGTCATTGTGGGTGGGGACCTTCCCAACTTCAACTATATTTCCAAGGAACCTTCGGGCGCTCGTAACATTCATTCGTTGTTTCATCCAATGGAGTTTACATTCAACAATGTCGAAACCATGGTCTTCGGTTTTTCTGTCGTAGTTAAGataaagcaatttttttttaacatgagAAGTGGATCGCGGAACTTATCGTAAAGCGATGAATTCGGGTCGTTGTAGGGTTCAGTCATATTGTACATGCCATCAGGTGTATCCCAATTCCAAAAAGGTATAGCAAAATCTGGGTTCCCAATCAAAGAACTTAAAAATCTCTCAAAGAAGTAAAGATAAGCACGGTGAGGTGGGAAGAATAAAGCGTTGCTATGAACTTGAACTTTAGCTACTGATTCAGAAGGATGCATCATTGCAATGGGCACAGTGGACATTAGCTTGTTGATACAAACTACGAGGGTCATCGTCACTAAGGGCTCTCATCTTTTCAATCCCTTTTTTCAAATCATCAAGCTGGGTTGTGGTCATTGTATGGGCAGCGGGTCGGATACGGGGTGTTGGAATGACCGGGGGGACAAACTCAATAATTTCTTCGATTTCAGGTGGGCAACATCCATCGTCCCCTGCTGGTGTTTTCCTTTTGTCACGCAGTTAAGAACATCCGGCGACAACAGCGAATCCGCCAATGCAAATAAAGTTATCGCTGCTAAGAGTCGTGACGCCGTGAAGCCCTCCAAGTCCAAACAGTACATCTCTTCTATCAAATTTGGTTAGAGAGTTTCGTCTAGCTTGGGAGTGTGggaaattttcttcatttgaagcTCCGCATGGgacataattattattgtggGCATATCTTTTTTTTGGAGTTAGAGAGATGGATATATATGATTGCTCATATTTGCCTTTGGAATATAAGGGGACGATAGAAGAGAAGATAAGGAAGACATAATTTATGAGCATTGGAGTTTTTTCAGTTATTTCATAATTTGTGTGTTTTCTCTCCTCTCTTcaatagaaagaaaggaaaaactcCAAAATTGTCATTTCGTCCCTAATCTTTTGTgtaattcttaattaatttggtccCTCATTTCTTTAACAATCttactttagggtttagggattttttaaattcttttttatttaaggcATCTCTCTTTGgataagaaattaaagtagGAGATGTGTATAAAAATTTGTTCGCAAATAGTTGTGCATTGTTAAaccatgattttttttttaataaaatagaacaaaacgcaaaaatatttacggtatATAAAACATtcttgaaaatggaaaaaaatccaaaagcCCACAACGtaagataacaaaaatacctTGCAATTAATCGGTCATACACACGCGCAAAAAGCTAATTGGTACATAATCATT
This genomic interval carries:
- the LOC101219021 gene encoding polyphenol oxidase, chloroplastic, which encodes MASLSSLLLLSSYSQTKTKSSISSNKRHVVVNYVSCKAASNNGEDSVSKFDRREVLFGLGGLYGVVTATSSVLAAPLTPDIFNCHMAKTPGGIKDCCPPQIGKIIHFVPPKIQQPYVRRPAAHLMNQTQIEELESGIKKLKQLDEGDPHSFLHQAKIHCAYCDYVYNQLGSITETRFGVHSNALFFPFHRAYLYFFERILRHYIGNPNFAIPFWNWDSPPGMYMPEFYNRPSSSLYDHLRDPRHDPHKLIYLNYNGKTEDHSFDVVDCNLRWMNDRMQVQSPRSFLGRVLKAGETPNPTDMGTIEQSPHNNIHDWLGTKTPHFEDMGSFYSAALDPLFYAHHANIDRLWNIWKTLDGNPKDHIDPDWLNSSFVFYDENKNAVNIKVSDCLDTEKLGYVYQEVPLPWLHMNKIPTPNPWIRTEESEPPIVNFPQILNSDITTMVDRPEEDRSGEEVDEVLVLEDVEYDPTTRVHFDVLVNVVDKAQDRCAAFLEFVGSFKNIPHGLHHHDKTSLRFVITEVIQGLGLERDKNLAVKIEPMVGGEGVTVGGIKIQLEPLR
- the LOC105434462 gene encoding polyphenol oxidase, chloroplastic, which produces MGDFSTAGRDPLFYAHHVNVDGMWKIWKEMGNQDHTDEGWVNSTFVFYDENQNAVRIKVSDCLDSKKLGYDYEKRIIPAASNEAKFPVKMKPKLGGESVSIGGITAQLQPV